A single window of Synechococcus sp. CBW1004 DNA harbors:
- a CDS encoding SpoIID/LytB domain-containing protein — protein sequence MAGAGRRRLIRALRLHPVLVTAPLAALAVGAGFGAQALLRPETHDRDLLEALIARPEVVATTAPGQVRGAAPADANGLPASLQAQRAAAASGGGGALAEPQAGPEVPLEIRVALLKLSGQPSLSASGPWRLSDRTGRLLRSGAGGEAVPYQALLGELSELWLETSAGGRLKADGRSYEGRMRLLRGDGGVRVVNHLPLETYVSSVVGGEMPSSWNPEALRAQAVAARSYAMAHMARPAGEHWHLGDTTRWQNYEGLGSVSAATRSATASTAGIILSYQGGIVESLYAATQQIVDEAHAHLGASMSQTGAQQLAAQGLRYNEILGRYYRGASLARLQAGAR from the coding sequence TTGGCTGGAGCTGGCCGCCGCCGCCTGATCCGTGCCCTGCGGCTGCACCCGGTGCTCGTCACCGCACCCCTGGCAGCGCTGGCCGTGGGAGCCGGCTTCGGCGCCCAGGCCCTGCTGCGGCCAGAGACCCACGACCGTGACCTCCTGGAAGCCCTGATCGCCCGCCCGGAGGTGGTGGCCACCACCGCGCCCGGCCAGGTCCGTGGCGCAGCCCCTGCGGATGCCAACGGCCTGCCTGCTTCGCTCCAGGCCCAGCGCGCCGCAGCCGCCTCCGGTGGCGGAGGCGCGCTGGCCGAGCCTCAGGCCGGTCCGGAGGTGCCGCTCGAGATCCGGGTCGCCCTGCTCAAGCTCTCCGGCCAGCCCTCCCTGTCCGCGAGCGGCCCCTGGCGCCTCAGTGACCGCACCGGCCGCCTGCTGCGCAGCGGCGCGGGTGGCGAGGCGGTGCCGTACCAGGCTCTGCTCGGTGAGCTCAGCGAACTGTGGCTGGAAACGAGCGCGGGTGGTCGGCTCAAGGCCGATGGCCGCTCCTACGAAGGGCGGATGCGCCTGCTGCGCGGTGATGGCGGCGTTCGGGTGGTGAATCACCTACCGCTGGAGACCTATGTGAGCTCCGTGGTCGGCGGTGAGATGCCCAGCAGCTGGAATCCGGAGGCCCTGCGGGCCCAGGCCGTGGCAGCCCGCTCCTATGCGATGGCCCACATGGCCCGTCCTGCCGGTGAACACTGGCACCTGGGCGACACCACCCGCTGGCAGAACTACGAAGGTCTCGGCAGCGTCAGTGCCGCCACCCGCTCGGCCACGGCCAGCACGGCGGGCATCATCCTGAGCTACCAGGGAGGCATCGTCGAAAGCCTCTACGCCGCCACTCAGCAGATCGTCGATGAGGCCCACGCCCACCTTGGCGCGAGCATGAGCCAGACCGGCGCCCAGCAGCTCGCCGCCCAGGGTCTCCGCTACAACGAGATCCTCGGCCGTTACTACCGGGGCGCCTCGCTCGCCCGACTGCAGGCCGGTGCGCGCTGA
- a CDS encoding sigma factor SigF, producing the protein MGCCRGGEEGLAFRRRHQQRKLQMLSFWRDGLERQLAALNAAISTLEAQIQRDSQPDPS; encoded by the coding sequence ATGGGATGTTGCAGGGGGGGAGAGGAGGGCCTCGCCTTCCGTCGCCGCCATCAGCAGCGCAAGCTCCAGATGCTCAGCTTCTGGCGGGATGGCCTTGAGCGTCAGCTGGCGGCTCTGAACGCCGCGATCAGCACCCTCGAAGCGCAGATCCAGAGGGACAGCCAGCCCGATCCCTCCTGA
- a CDS encoding DUF4090 family protein yields MAIAGPGGVDDAIASGLDLDGTPIPTEMLALYNEVMELESQRARSGVKKSMRNRIVKTGSKHLDQQTLDARLRAAGWDGLKDKEIAFFYGS; encoded by the coding sequence ATGGCCATTGCCGGTCCTGGCGGCGTCGATGACGCCATTGCTTCCGGTCTCGATCTCGACGGCACCCCCATCCCGACCGAGATGCTCGCCCTCTACAACGAGGTGATGGAACTCGAGAGCCAGCGGGCCCGCAGCGGCGTGAAGAAGTCGATGCGCAACCGCATCGTCAAGACAGGCTCCAAGCACCTCGACCAGCAGACCCTCGATGCCCGTCTGAGGGCAGCCGGCTGGGATGGCCTCAAGGACAAGGAGATCGCCTTCTTCTACGGATCCTGA
- a CDS encoding SDR family NAD(P)-dependent oxidoreductase, producing MAEQEWRGWQGHALIVGTGGLGTALAEALTARAPGLTLWTAGRRGAGPRHLPLDLEEDASLERFAILAAERLAPLRMVICTAGLLHDGNLQPEKRLSQVRRPHLERSFAVNAWGPLLLAQAIEPLLPRDAPTHFASLSARVGSIGDNRLGGWYAYRAAKAAQNQLLTTLALEWRRRLPQACVTLLHPGTTATALSAPFRGSVPPGTLFTPKQAAQQLLTVLAGQTPERSGAFLAWDGEAIPW from the coding sequence ATGGCAGAGCAGGAGTGGAGGGGCTGGCAGGGCCACGCCCTGATCGTCGGCACCGGTGGGCTCGGCACCGCGCTGGCCGAAGCCCTTACCGCTCGCGCCCCGGGCCTGACGCTCTGGACGGCGGGGCGACGCGGAGCTGGCCCGCGCCATCTGCCCCTTGACCTGGAGGAAGACGCCAGCCTCGAGCGCTTCGCGATTCTGGCCGCAGAACGACTGGCGCCTCTGCGGATGGTGATCTGCACCGCCGGTCTGCTGCACGACGGGAACCTGCAGCCCGAGAAACGGCTCAGCCAGGTGCGCCGTCCCCATCTGGAGCGCAGCTTCGCCGTCAACGCCTGGGGGCCGCTGCTGCTGGCCCAGGCGATCGAGCCGCTGCTTCCCCGCGACGCCCCCACCCACTTCGCCAGCCTGTCGGCCCGGGTCGGCAGCATCGGCGACAACCGGCTCGGCGGCTGGTACGCCTACCGAGCGGCGAAAGCGGCCCAGAACCAGCTGCTCACCACCCTGGCGCTGGAGTGGCGCCGCCGGCTGCCGCAGGCCTGCGTCACGCTCCTGCACCCGGGAACCACAGCCACGGCCCTGTCCGCGCCATTCCGGGGCTCGGTGCCCCCCGGGACGCTGTTCACGCCGAAGCAGGCGGCCCAGCAACTGCTGACGGTGCTGGCGGGGCAGACGCCGGAGCGCAGCGGTGCCTTCCTGGCCTGGGACGGCGAGGCGATTCCCTGGTAG
- a CDS encoding J domain-containing protein, producing the protein MDEPVAKSWKRTSVELPTSMIEQIEQLRREWGLRHRGAVLERLLLQIFEGDGDEPALPEDLESASRGVSEPEELDDQVALVLIGRGELEPVEVEPEGSAAGERSDATRRGGIDLPGFVQRRAREIKRGLRTPIPDSGTAPVPPLRLSAEEIEQALVEARDHWSHLYGHAPSSTVLENAMIWLAHDIWPHSDQSDGRLFTWSAACQVMRDVAPSWTDSPPSFERVMVVAGVLEDPYSASTLALRLPTLIRRFVQRFRRRSRGTSFQTLEHTMTLQGALKLLQLPTHLGQSLTLGQIREAYREMALSHHPDAGGSAEAMRRINEAYQLLKELYRKHSNAQSR; encoded by the coding sequence GTGGACGAGCCGGTCGCCAAGAGCTGGAAGCGCACCAGTGTCGAGCTGCCGACCTCCATGATCGAGCAGATCGAGCAGCTGCGGCGCGAGTGGGGACTGCGCCATCGCGGCGCCGTGCTGGAGCGGCTGTTGCTGCAGATCTTCGAAGGGGATGGCGATGAGCCGGCCCTGCCCGAGGATCTCGAAAGCGCCAGCCGCGGCGTCAGCGAGCCGGAGGAGCTGGATGACCAGGTGGCTCTCGTTCTGATCGGACGAGGAGAGCTGGAGCCGGTGGAGGTGGAACCGGAGGGATCCGCCGCCGGCGAGCGCAGCGACGCCACCCGGCGTGGGGGGATCGATCTGCCGGGTTTCGTCCAGCGCCGGGCCCGCGAGATCAAGCGGGGGCTGCGCACACCCATCCCGGATTCAGGCACCGCTCCGGTTCCGCCGTTGCGCCTGTCGGCCGAGGAAATCGAGCAGGCGCTTGTCGAGGCACGCGACCACTGGAGCCATCTCTATGGCCATGCACCCAGTTCCACGGTGCTGGAGAACGCCATGATCTGGCTCGCCCATGACATCTGGCCCCATTCCGATCAGAGCGACGGTCGCCTGTTCACCTGGAGTGCCGCCTGTCAGGTGATGCGCGATGTCGCTCCCTCCTGGACCGACAGCCCACCCAGCTTCGAGCGGGTGATGGTGGTGGCCGGGGTGCTCGAGGATCCCTACAGCGCCTCGACTCTGGCCCTGCGGTTGCCGACGCTGATCCGTCGCTTCGTGCAACGCTTCCGGCGCCGCAGCCGCGGCACCTCCTTCCAGACCCTGGAGCACACGATGACGCTGCAGGGAGCCCTGAAGCTGCTGCAGCTCCCGACCCATCTCGGCCAGAGCCTCACCCTGGGACAGATCCGCGAGGCGTACCGGGAGATGGCTCTGAGTCACCATCCCGACGCCGGCGGCTCTGCCGAGGCGATGCGCCGCATCAACGAGGCCTACCAGCTGCTCAAGGAGCTCTACCGGAAGCACAGCAACGCCCAGAGTCGCTGA
- a CDS encoding PhzF family phenazine biosynthesis protein — translation MQAVLIEAFSDRSCAGNGAAVVLLDQPRTEAWLQAVAGSLRQSETAFLLPHDGGWLLRWFTPSCEVPLCGHATLAALLALAHWRHLAAGQAVRFLTRSGPLQARLDPDSTQRGSIDLPSGGLLPAEAPADLRALLQRRRLGDPLRFWTSALGYAVVLLEPQAPLAGLSSIAAELQGDLARGLVLMKAQPAAAAVSESVPASVADLPVDYQLRFFAPGLGIAEDPVTGSAHALVAPWWQDQLGRSRVVGWQCSDRPGGVVCEALSSGKIRLFGSGHLLWDGTLHTQSPAESASSASLSASGDDATEAPSDPDSACAWLELAAAA, via the coding sequence ATGCAAGCCGTTCTGATCGAGGCCTTCAGCGACCGTTCCTGCGCCGGCAATGGCGCCGCCGTCGTGCTGCTGGATCAGCCCCGTACGGAGGCCTGGCTGCAGGCGGTGGCCGGCAGCCTGCGCCAGTCCGAGACGGCCTTTCTCCTCCCCCATGACGGAGGGTGGCTGCTGCGCTGGTTCACCCCCAGCTGTGAGGTGCCCCTCTGCGGCCATGCCACCCTGGCGGCCCTGCTGGCCCTGGCCCACTGGCGGCATCTGGCAGCCGGGCAGGCCGTGCGCTTCCTCACCCGCAGCGGTCCGCTGCAGGCCCGGCTGGACCCGGACTCCACCCAACGCGGCAGCATCGATCTGCCGAGTGGCGGCCTGCTGCCGGCGGAGGCACCGGCCGATCTGCGCGCCCTGTTGCAGCGAAGGAGGCTGGGGGATCCTCTGCGGTTCTGGACCTCCGCCCTCGGCTATGCCGTGGTGCTGCTGGAGCCGCAGGCGCCTCTGGCGGGCCTCAGCTCGATCGCCGCCGAACTGCAGGGGGATCTGGCCCGTGGGCTGGTGCTGATGAAGGCCCAGCCCGCAGCCGCTGCAGTCAGCGAGTCCGTCCCGGCCTCGGTGGCGGATCTGCCGGTGGACTATCAGCTGCGGTTCTTCGCCCCGGGCCTCGGCATCGCCGAGGATCCGGTCACCGGATCGGCCCACGCCCTGGTGGCACCGTGGTGGCAGGACCAGCTGGGCCGCAGCCGCGTTGTCGGATGGCAATGTTCCGACCGTCCGGGGGGGGTGGTGTGTGAAGCCCTTTCATCCGGCAAAATCCGCCTGTTTGGTTCGGGGCATCTGCTGTGGGACGGGACGCTGCACACCCAGAGCCCGGCGGAGTCCGCGTCTTCCGCCTCCCTTTCCGCCTCCGGCGACGACGCGACGGAGGCCCCGTCCGATCCGGATTCCGCCTGCGCTTGGCTGGAGCTGGCCGCCGCCGCCTGA
- a CDS encoding SDR family oxidoreductase — protein MTLVAVTGASGKTGWRVVDEALRRGWSVRAIVRPESRLPDALSAAEREGRLDVQRLDLSQTEALQHALSGCDALVIATGARPSPNLAGPLQVDALGVREQIQACRAVGLQRVVLVSSLCAGRWLHPLNLFGLILVWKRLGERWLETSGLDWTVVRPGGLSEDDSRCEREGVLYSTADQQESNSIPRRLVGRVCLEALETPAAIGRIIEITSSAAQPLQPLATWLAAQA, from the coding sequence ATGACCCTGGTGGCTGTGACCGGTGCCTCCGGCAAGACAGGCTGGCGGGTGGTGGATGAAGCCCTGCGACGGGGCTGGTCGGTGCGGGCGATCGTGCGGCCGGAGTCCAGGCTCCCCGACGCCCTGTCAGCAGCCGAACGCGAAGGTCGTCTGGATGTGCAACGGCTGGATCTGAGCCAGACCGAGGCCCTGCAGCACGCCCTGAGCGGCTGCGATGCCCTGGTGATCGCCACCGGTGCCAGACCCTCCCCGAACCTGGCGGGGCCGCTTCAGGTGGATGCCCTGGGCGTGCGGGAGCAGATTCAGGCCTGCCGCGCCGTCGGCCTCCAGCGCGTCGTGCTGGTGAGCTCACTGTGCGCCGGTCGCTGGCTGCACCCGCTGAACCTGTTCGGGCTGATCCTGGTGTGGAAGCGACTCGGGGAGCGGTGGCTCGAGACCAGCGGCCTCGACTGGACGGTGGTGCGACCCGGCGGTCTGAGCGAGGACGACAGCCGCTGCGAACGCGAAGGCGTGCTCTACAGCACCGCCGACCAGCAGGAGAGCAACAGCATCCCCCGCCGGCTGGTGGGACGGGTCTGCCTGGAGGCCCTCGAGACGCCGGCGGCCATCGGCCGCATCATCGAGATCACGAGCAGCGCTGCCCAACCGCTCCAGCCTCTGGCCACCTGGCTGGCGGCGCAGGCCTGA
- a CDS encoding DUF2237 family protein, which produces MAPPGSSAIDPSSGAGPDGPRNVLGEPLRICGCQPMTGWFRDGSCRSDPTDQGRHTVCCVVNEAFLSYSRAQGNDLSTPMPAFRFPGLKPGDRWCVCASRWLQAYEDGMAPPVVLDACEASSLEVIPLEVLRGHAA; this is translated from the coding sequence ATGGCTCCGCCGGGCTCCTCCGCGATCGACCCCTCTTCCGGCGCAGGCCCTGACGGGCCACGCAACGTGCTCGGTGAACCCCTCCGGATCTGCGGCTGCCAGCCGATGACCGGCTGGTTCCGCGATGGTTCCTGCCGCTCCGACCCCACCGATCAGGGTCGCCACACCGTCTGCTGTGTGGTGAACGAGGCTTTTCTGAGCTACAGCCGCGCCCAGGGCAATGACCTCAGCACGCCCATGCCCGCCTTCCGCTTCCCGGGCCTGAAGCCGGGGGACCGCTGGTGCGTCTGCGCCAGCCGCTGGCTGCAGGCCTACGAGGACGGCATGGCACCACCGGTGGTTCTGGACGCCTGCGAGGCCTCCAGCCTGGAGGTGATTCCGCTGGAGGTCCTGCGCGGGCACGCCGCCTGA
- a CDS encoding TspO/MBR family protein, which yields MSAALSILIVMVVVTVTLNPGREQFAWFMRLRRPAWLRFERLIPLIWISIYACFYLSALLSWNASRSLGLMAAYLVLLLLVQSYTWVICRSRRLAYGTALGFSGWLWGMALTVWVLSRSGAAAALLIPYLLWSPVGTLVTWQMQRLNR from the coding sequence ATGAGCGCGGCCCTGTCGATCCTGATCGTGATGGTGGTGGTCACCGTCACGCTGAACCCGGGCCGGGAGCAGTTCGCCTGGTTCATGCGCCTGCGCCGGCCGGCCTGGCTGCGGTTCGAGCGGCTGATCCCGCTGATCTGGATCAGCATCTACGCATGCTTCTACCTGTCGGCGCTGCTGAGTTGGAACGCGAGCCGCAGCCTGGGGCTGATGGCGGCCTACCTGGTTCTGCTGCTGCTGGTGCAGAGCTACACCTGGGTGATCTGCCGCAGCCGCCGCCTGGCGTACGGCACGGCGCTGGGGTTCAGCGGCTGGCTCTGGGGGATGGCACTGACGGTGTGGGTGCTCTCCCGCTCCGGAGCGGCGGCAGCGCTGCTGATTCCGTATCTGCTCTGGAGCCCGGTGGGGACCCTGGTGACCTGGCAGATGCAGCGTCTGAACCGCTGA
- a CDS encoding sigma-70 family RNA polymerase sigma factor → MTTTAPRRSDTASPAPAASAVRRSGASATLRRRNRRVETHRDLVRPLALHYARRCQEPLDDLHQVGLLGLIRAAELYRPEQGTPFAAFARPHIRGAILHYLRDEAPAVRLPRRQAELQERLQRLEGEAVWTAGGAADGLSLCQRLGVDEEHWRLLLRHRQLCRPLPLEGPQLEELPAPEEVPAEERLVALRELLEQLDPRQREVVRQVVLGGWSYRRLAARMQVSPMTVQRLLHRGLASLRQQLEERELRRDRAGCPSGSALRGC, encoded by the coding sequence ATGACCACCACCGCACCGCGCCGCTCGGACACCGCCTCCCCGGCACCTGCCGCGAGCGCCGTCCGCCGCTCCGGAGCCTCGGCCACCCTCCGCCGCCGGAACCGTCGCGTTGAGACCCACCGGGATCTGGTGCGGCCTCTGGCTCTCCACTACGCCCGTCGCTGCCAGGAGCCCCTGGACGACCTCCATCAGGTGGGGCTGCTGGGACTGATCCGCGCCGCGGAGCTGTATCGCCCTGAGCAGGGCACGCCGTTCGCGGCCTTCGCCAGGCCCCACATTCGTGGCGCCATCCTCCACTACCTCAGGGATGAAGCTCCTGCTGTACGGCTGCCGCGCCGCCAGGCCGAGCTTCAGGAGCGTCTGCAGCGGCTTGAAGGCGAAGCGGTCTGGACGGCGGGCGGGGCGGCGGATGGCCTGAGCCTCTGTCAGCGCCTCGGGGTCGATGAGGAGCACTGGAGGCTCCTGCTTCGCCACCGCCAGCTGTGCCGGCCCCTGCCCCTGGAGGGGCCGCAGCTGGAGGAACTGCCCGCCCCCGAGGAGGTTCCTGCGGAGGAGCGCCTCGTCGCCCTGCGGGAGCTCCTCGAGCAGCTGGATCCCCGCCAGCGTGAGGTGGTACGCCAGGTGGTGCTGGGGGGCTGGAGCTACCGCCGGCTGGCCGCCCGGATGCAGGTGAGCCCGATGACGGTGCAGCGACTGCTGCATCGGGGGCTCGCCAGCCTGCGTCAGCAGCTCGAGGAACGGGAGCTCAGGAGGGATCGGGCTGGCTGTCCCTCTGGATCTGCGCTTCGAGGGTGCTGA
- a CDS encoding DUF3370 domain-containing protein produces the protein MAVAVALSATLLPTAAHAYVALMAGQRARPLNGTFNKVPVLHSNQPEEVEGPGILISTAPGYAYTAETGQPLSNAAYTFNGEFGMHLHHKYFPPNRASISPADRRAELTLAAILINPGNKPVHIRFANGAVRNSFEAPYLANNLMGVKPLGVRPWNTGPGDATAVQMLRGRLDARLTDEITIPPRSRLVLFQTALPALGIANALLRGRSDGPFQIAVVAAKNPRSDADVLAVLDSGRLAPGRVYLNRIAEINNRRIFSRVGGVAVGDAYQASISHDLSSQGPLHVPFTSTHRHEFGTGDVQVNPLATRMLDSSLDNVGTYGVRFDIDLNLRGNGPYELVMSHPSPTGGRDFVAFRGSIQIQTEEGLREVHVGLRSSQSLSLGQLNLQPDRDNKVRVSMVYPADATPGHLLSVVTATQLAQVQERERRLALARSAPPPPVTPAAAPPQLPAAPGPGAAAMPAPPPRLAPPPPLAGPAPAGQPLRPPPALWQPAPPGGLAPPPLSPQSADPLIERYRQAVENQRRLMQGWSQP, from the coding sequence ATGGCGGTGGCGGTGGCTCTCAGCGCCACCCTGCTTCCCACGGCCGCCCATGCCTACGTGGCCCTGATGGCCGGCCAGCGGGCCAGGCCCCTGAACGGCACCTTCAACAAGGTGCCCGTGCTGCACTCCAACCAGCCCGAGGAGGTGGAGGGGCCGGGAATCCTGATCAGCACCGCCCCTGGCTACGCCTACACCGCAGAGACCGGGCAGCCGCTCAGCAATGCCGCCTACACCTTCAATGGTGAGTTCGGCATGCATCTTCACCACAAGTATTTCCCTCCCAATCGGGCGTCGATTTCACCCGCTGATCGGCGAGCTGAACTCACGCTTGCGGCCATTCTGATCAATCCAGGCAACAAGCCTGTTCACATCCGTTTTGCGAATGGGGCTGTGCGTAACAGCTTCGAGGCCCCTTATCTCGCCAACAACCTGATGGGCGTCAAGCCGCTCGGTGTGCGCCCATGGAACACCGGCCCCGGCGATGCCACGGCGGTGCAGATGCTGCGCGGTCGTCTCGATGCGCGCCTCACCGATGAGATCACCATCCCGCCCCGTTCGCGTCTGGTGCTGTTCCAGACCGCTCTGCCGGCACTCGGCATTGCCAATGCCCTCTTGCGTGGCCGCAGCGATGGGCCGTTTCAGATCGCCGTGGTGGCAGCCAAGAACCCCCGAAGTGACGCCGATGTCCTGGCGGTGCTCGACAGCGGCCGCCTGGCTCCTGGTCGTGTCTATCTCAATCGCATCGCGGAGATCAACAATCGCCGCATCTTTTCCCGGGTCGGTGGGGTGGCCGTGGGTGATGCCTACCAGGCCTCGATCAGCCACGACCTGAGCAGCCAGGGGCCTCTGCATGTGCCCTTCACCAGCACCCATCGCCATGAATTCGGCACCGGTGACGTGCAGGTCAATCCGCTCGCCACCCGCATGCTCGATTCCTCTCTCGACAACGTCGGCACCTACGGCGTGCGTTTCGACATCGACCTCAACCTGCGTGGCAACGGCCCTTACGAGCTGGTGATGAGTCACCCGTCACCCACCGGAGGACGGGATTTCGTCGCCTTTCGCGGGTCGATCCAGATTCAGACCGAGGAGGGGCTTCGCGAAGTCCATGTCGGCCTGCGTTCCAGCCAGAGCCTGTCCCTCGGTCAGCTGAACCTGCAGCCTGATCGTGACAACAAGGTGCGGGTCAGCATGGTCTATCCGGCTGATGCCACTCCCGGCCATCTGCTCAGCGTCGTGACCGCCACCCAGCTGGCCCAGGTTCAGGAGCGGGAGCGCCGGCTGGCCCTGGCGCGCAGTGCACCGCCGCCGCCGGTAACGCCCGCGGCTGCTCCCCCCCAGCTTCCTGCAGCGCCGGGGCCGGGCGCGGCTGCCATGCCCGCACCTCCCCCCCGTTTGGCCCCACCGCCCCCCCTGGCGGGTCCCGCTCCTGCCGGCCAGCCCCTCAGGCCACCGCCGGCGCTGTGGCAACCAGCGCCTCCAGGTGGCCTGGCGCCGCCCCCTCTGTCACCCCAGAGTGCCGACCCCCTGATCGAGCGCTACCGTCAGGCGGTTGAGAACCAGCGACGCCTGATGCAGGGCTGGTCGCAGCCATGA
- a CDS encoding NAD(P)H-dependent glycerol-3-phosphate dehydrogenase — translation MAHDGPSPEEGSLRITLLGRGAWGSTLAHLWRDAGHDLALWSRRDGGSAASLLAGSDLVVAAVSMSAISPLGRDLGAHWPAGLPLLSCSKGIDPERLGTATQLWAHWLGEQPLAVLSGPNLAEELDRGLPAASVIASADTQLAQRLQIALRTPNLRLYTNDDPIGTEAAGALKNVMAVAAGISDGLGLGANAKASLLTRGLAEIALVLAALGGQPATLYGLAGLGDLLATANSPLSRNYRFGGLLAEGRSEAAALAGIGATVEGPRTARATLQLARTRGLNLPICEQVVQLLEGHCDAPTAVRRLMERDPRPEALR, via the coding sequence ATGGCGCATGATGGCCCTTCGCCGGAGGAGGGGAGCCTGCGCATCACCCTGCTGGGACGAGGGGCCTGGGGCAGCACGCTCGCCCATCTGTGGCGTGACGCCGGCCATGATCTGGCCCTGTGGTCGCGCCGTGACGGAGGCAGTGCGGCGTCGCTGCTGGCCGGCAGTGACCTCGTGGTGGCGGCCGTCTCGATGAGCGCCATCTCGCCGCTGGGGCGCGATCTGGGCGCCCACTGGCCCGCTGGTCTGCCGCTGCTGAGCTGCAGCAAGGGCATCGATCCCGAACGGCTCGGTACCGCCACCCAGCTCTGGGCCCACTGGCTGGGGGAGCAACCGCTGGCGGTGCTCAGCGGTCCCAACCTCGCCGAGGAGCTCGACCGCGGTCTGCCGGCTGCCAGCGTGATCGCCAGTGCCGACACGCAGCTGGCTCAACGGCTGCAGATCGCCCTGCGCACCCCCAATCTGCGCCTCTACACCAACGACGACCCGATCGGCACCGAGGCGGCCGGAGCGCTCAAGAACGTGATGGCCGTGGCAGCCGGCATCAGCGATGGCCTCGGACTGGGCGCCAACGCCAAGGCATCGCTGCTCACCCGTGGTCTGGCCGAGATCGCTCTGGTGCTGGCGGCCCTCGGTGGCCAGCCCGCCACCCTCTACGGCCTGGCGGGTCTGGGAGATCTGCTGGCGACCGCCAACAGCCCGCTCAGCCGCAACTACCGCTTCGGTGGCCTGCTGGCTGAGGGCCGCAGCGAAGCCGCGGCCCTGGCCGGCATCGGCGCCACCGTGGAGGGGCCCCGCACCGCCCGCGCCACCCTGCAGCTGGCCCGCACCCGCGGCCTGAACCTGCCGATCTGCGAGCAGGTCGTCCAACTGCTGGAGGGGCACTGCGATGCCCCGACCGCCGTGCGGCGGCTGATGGAGCGCGATCCCCGCCCGGAAGCGCTGCGCTGA
- the apcD gene encoding allophycocyanin subunit alpha-B → MSVVRDLILQADDQLRYPTGGELRSMVDFLGGGNRRLSVIRVLTQNEKKIVNEAAKQLFTRKPEYVAPGGNAFGQKQRAQCLRDYSWYLRLVTYGVLAGSTEMIQQIGLVGAREMYNSLGVPMPGMVEAMRTLKEAALDLLNGEDAALAAPYFDFLIQGMQTTT, encoded by the coding sequence ATGAGCGTCGTTCGCGATCTGATCCTCCAGGCTGATGATCAGCTCCGCTATCCCACCGGTGGCGAGCTGCGCTCGATGGTGGACTTCCTGGGAGGAGGAAATCGCCGCCTGAGCGTGATCCGCGTCCTCACGCAGAACGAGAAGAAGATCGTCAACGAAGCCGCCAAGCAGCTGTTCACGCGCAAGCCTGAATATGTCGCTCCCGGTGGCAATGCCTTCGGTCAGAAGCAGCGAGCCCAGTGCCTGCGCGACTACAGCTGGTACCTGCGCCTGGTGACCTATGGCGTGCTCGCCGGCAGCACCGAGATGATCCAGCAGATCGGACTGGTGGGTGCCCGCGAGATGTACAACAGCCTTGGTGTGCCGATGCCCGGCATGGTGGAGGCCATGCGCACGCTCAAGGAGGCGGCTCTCGATCTTCTCAATGGCGAGGATGCTGCCCTGGCTGCGCCCTATTTCGACTTCCTGATCCAGGGGATGCAGACCACCACCTGA
- a CDS encoding ATP adenylyltransferase, translating to MRAERHWRSALEVSRLALEAGALVPLSTRLITDPALSPFLLRELTGLPPRHLRSPGPRPNPFLPWDQPLEVGRLGTRHVLLLNKYPVQAAHLLVITPEWQPQSGWLRPLDWQAVAEVAADTGGLWFFNSSATAGASQPHRHLQLLPRHAGQPSCPLAPLLLGQLAGERSTWPWAYRLSRRQDPQGGSDLSGLYARHCRDLELGDSAQDGAPLQAYNLLFDDEWFLTVRRDREHQAGFSINGLGFAGCLLSTAGSDRDWLLRHGPWALLEAVATPGSVIPRLRRLD from the coding sequence GTGCGCGCTGAGCGCCACTGGCGCAGCGCCCTGGAGGTGTCCCGCCTGGCGCTGGAGGCCGGAGCGCTTGTTCCCCTGTCCACCCGGCTGATCACGGATCCGGCCCTGAGCCCCTTCCTGCTGCGGGAGCTCACCGGTCTGCCCCCCCGTCATCTCCGCTCCCCCGGACCCCGCCCCAACCCTTTCCTGCCCTGGGATCAGCCGCTGGAGGTCGGCCGGCTCGGCACCCGCCATGTGCTGCTGCTCAACAAGTACCCGGTGCAGGCGGCCCATCTGCTGGTGATCACCCCCGAGTGGCAACCCCAGAGCGGCTGGCTGCGTCCGCTCGACTGGCAGGCGGTGGCTGAGGTGGCCGCCGATACCGGTGGACTGTGGTTCTTCAACAGCAGCGCCACCGCCGGAGCAAGCCAGCCCCATCGCCACCTCCAGCTCCTGCCGCGCCATGCGGGACAACCCAGCTGTCCCCTGGCCCCGCTGCTGCTGGGGCAACTGGCGGGAGAGCGGTCCACCTGGCCGTGGGCCTACCGGCTCAGCCGTCGTCAGGACCCTCAGGGTGGCAGCGATCTGAGCGGCCTTTACGCGCGTCACTGCCGTGACCTGGAGCTGGGCGATTCGGCCCAGGATGGCGCCCCCCTGCAGGCCTACAACCTCCTGTTCGACGACGAGTGGTTCCTCACCGTGCGGCGTGACCGGGAACACCAGGCGGGATTCAGCATCAATGGTCTGGGTTTTGCGGGCTGCCTGCTGAGCACCGCTGGTTCCGATCGGGACTGGCTGCTGCGCCATGGACCCTGGGCGCTGCTGGAGGCGGTCGCCACCCCAGGTTCCGTAATTCCACGGTTGCGGAGGCTGGATTGA